From a region of the Mercurialis annua linkage group LG1-X, ddMerAnnu1.2, whole genome shotgun sequence genome:
- the LOC126664698 gene encoding putative clathrin assembly protein At4g40080, whose amino-acid sequence MGQTKKLKILISFLKDKTSIIKTALSAKRHTKIHISILRATTHDASSPPSDHRIAAVLSRSHLSSHDAASTCTYALMNRLHSTKNASVALKCLFIMHVIITKGSFILKDHISINHPSFIGKNVLNLSKFRDGSNSELSSWVKWYATIIEQNMSVSRFLGHYLINKKDKEIQDLPVLSKDLISEIDVLVDFVEVISQVPESLDLQRNNLIYEIVRLVSDDYRLVQREIFIRILELGEKITSLSYSELTQFLGNLKQIENCRERLRLLLVNRNRNDSLWESLSEIKIKSEEMIVEKGKIKLLKMESTKYSSQLNSGVDDWWNWTRFS is encoded by the coding sequence ATGGGCCAAACAAAGAAACTAAAAATTCTCATATCATTTCTCAAAGACAAAACTTCCATTATCAAAACTGCTCTATCAGCAAAACGACACACAAAAATACACATATCGATCCTCCGTGCCACCACACATGACGCCTCCTCGCCACCATCAGACCACCGCATCGCCGCTGTGCTCTCTAGGAGCCATCTCTCTAGCCATGACGCGGCTTCGACATGCACTTATGCTCTTATGAACAGACTACATAGCACAAAAAATGCTTCTGTTGCCCTAAAATGCCTATTCATCATGCATGTTATTATAACAAAAGGCTCTTTTATTCTCAAAGATCATATATCTATTAATCACCCTTCGTTTATAGGTAAAAATGTTCTTAATCTTTCGAAGTTTCGAGATGGATCAAATTCTGAATTGTCTTCTTGGGTAAAATGGTATGCAACCATTATAGAACAAAACATGAGTGTTTCAAGATTTCTTGGTCATTACTTGATAAACAAGAAAGACAAAGAAATTCAAGATTTACCAGTTTTGAGTAAAGATTTGATATCAGAAATCGATGTACTAGTCGATTTTGTGGAAGTAATAAGTCAAGTTCCTGAATCTTTAGATCTGCAAAGAAACAATTTGATTTATGAGATAGTTAGATTGGTTTCAGATGATTACAGATTGGTTCAACGTGAAATATTCATCCGAATTTTGGAACTCGGGGAAAAAATTACGAGTTTGAGTTACAGTGAGTTGACTCAGTTTCTTGGTAACTTGAAACAAATTGAGAATTGTAGAGAAAGATTGCGTTTGCTGCTTGTTAACAGGAATAGGAACGATTCATTATGGGAATCGTTGAGTGAGATAAAGATTAAGAGTGAAGAAATGATTGTggaaaaaggaaaaattaaGTTGTTGAAAATGGAGAGTACAAAATATTCAAGTCAATTGAATTCTGGTGTGGATGATTGGTGGAATTGGACCAGGTTTTCTTAG